The Opitutus sp. ER46 genome contains the following window.
CCTGCTCGCAACATCCTGTTTCCTACGCTGGCAACGTGCCCGCGATTCCCGCGCCAACACGTCTTCCTGGCGGCCGTACGCACTCGCTCTCCTCTGCGCCGTCCTCGCGCTCCTTAGCAAACCTTCGACTGTCATGCTGCCAGTCGCCCTCGCCCTGCTTTGGTGGTGGCGCGCCGAGCGCTGGTCCTGGGCGCGCGCCGCGCTCTGGTTACTGCCGTTCTTCGCACTCTCCGCCCTCACCGCCGGCTGGACGGTGTGGGAGCAGAAGTATCACTCGCTCGCCCTCGGCCCCGACTGGAACCAGAGCGTCGTCGAACGGCTCGCTATCTCCGGCCGCGCCGTCTGGTTCTACCTCGGCAAGCTGCTGTGGCCGCACCCGCTCGTCTTCATCTATCCGCGCTGGACGATCGCCGTCGGCTCCGTCTGGTCCTACCTGCCCTTCGCCGCCGCCGTCGGCACGCTCGGCGCTCTCGCCTGGCGCGCGCGCTCCGCCCGCCACCGCACCGCGTTCGTCGTCGCCGCTTCCTTCGTCGCGCTGCTATTCCCGGTCCTGGGATTCTTCGACGTTTACTACTTCCTGTTCTCCTATGTCGCGGACCACTTCCAGTACCTCGCCAGCATGGCCGTACTCCCGGCCCTCGCCGCGACCGCCGCGGTGGGACTGCGCGCCGCCGTCTCCGCCCTCGCGTGGGTCCGCCCCACGCTCGCCACCACCGTCCTCGTCGCCTGCGCCGTCCTGACCTGGCGCGAAGCCGGCGAGTACCACGACAAGGTCACGCACTGGTCCGCGGTCCGCGCCCGCAACCCGGGCGCCTGGCTGGCCCACGTGAACCTCGGCAACGAGTTCTTCGCCCAGGGGAGATTCGACGACGCCATGCCTCTCTATCTCCAGGCGCTCCAAGTCCGTCCCAACTACGCCAAGGCGCATTTCGACCTCGGCACCGCCTGGCTGGCCAAGCGGGACGCCGCGCATGCCATCCCGGAGTTCGAGACCGCGCTTCGCCTCGATCCGCGCTACACCCATGCGCACCACAACCTCGGCACCGCATTGGCCCTGCTCGAACGCTACCCCGAGGCCGCCACCCACTTCACCGAAGCCGTCCGCCTCGACCCCCGCTTCGTGGACGCCCACCGCAACCTTGGCTTCGTGCTCCTCATGCTCAACCAGCCCGCCCGCGCTGAGCGCCACTTCCGCACGGTCCTCCAACTGAGCCCCGGCGACCCCCGCGCCCTCCGCGCGCTTCAAGACATCGAAGCCCGCCGCTGACCGCGAACGCTCGCTCCGTTCATCGAACCAAAAGTCACCGCGAACGCCTTCCGAACCTCTCGCCCCCCAAACCTGCGCTCACCGCGAACGCTCGCGAAACAGCCGCGAAATCCCGCGGTCCTCCGCCCCCGCTCCCGCCTTCGCCCCTCGCCCCTCGCCCCCGCCCACCCCAGGTTTTCGCGCCCCTTCGCGTCTTTCGCGGTTCACCGCCTCCGTCTGCGGTTCGCTATACGCCCCTGAAAACGGTTAACCACGAATGGACACCAATGGACACGAATAGAGCAGGCAGCTTTTGCGGCCACGGCCTCCGCAATCCGTCCCGGATAATTCGTGTTCATTAGTGTCCATTCGTGGTTACTCCCGCTCCGGACTGCTCAGTCCGCCAAACCTGAACACCGCGAACGCTCGCGAACCCTGCCGCGAAAACCCGCGGTTCTCGTCCCCGGTCCCGCCTTCGCCCCTCGCCCCGCCCACCCCACGTTTTCGCGCCTTTCGCGGTTGCCGTCTTCTCCCTCCGCGGTCCCCGAAACCTGCGACCTGCAACCTGCGAACCTGTCACGGTCCCGACACACCTCGCCCCCGCCCACCCCCGATTTTCGCGCCCCTTCGCGTCTTTCGCGGTTCACCTCAACTCGTCCGTAGTTTCGCCCCCGACTCCGTGATCTGCCCACTCTCACTTTCACTTCATTGGCCATTAGCCCCGGTTTAATGCGCAATTTACCGTAGCGCGGTGCTGCGGCCGGCGTCTCAAGCGACGTTGTTCCTCGATCCCATGCTTCGCGTCCCGTCCGAGTTCTCCGATTGCGTCTCCCTTCCCCGCTTCGCGGTCGCGCTCGGCGCCGCCATGCTGGCTTTCCTGGCCGTGCCGGCTGTCCCCGCCGCTGAAGCCGCGTCCCCAGCCCCCAGCCCCGCGACCACCACCACCGAGACGACGCCGCCCGCCCCGAAGAAGCGCCCCAACCGCAAGGCGCAGAAGCCCGGCGCCACCACACCCGTCGCGGCGCCGGCCAAAACCACGCCCCCGCCGGCATCCGCAGTCGCCGCCGCCCCGGCGAACCCCGCCGCCATCTATGAACGCGGCGCCACCCTCAAGCCGGCCACCGAGATCGACCGGCTCGTCCTCGCCCGCCTCACCGCCGCCAGCCTCGAACCCGCGCCCCTCTGCACCGACGCCGTCTTCGTCCGTCGCGCCTACCTCGACGTCATCGGCACGCTCCCCACCGCCACCGAGGCCCGCCGCTTCCTGCAGGACCGCAACCCAGACAAACGCACTGCGCTCATCGACACGCTCCTCGCCCGCGACGAGTTCGCCGACTACTGGACGATGAAGTGGTGCGATCTCCTCCGCGTGAAGGCCGAGTTCCCCATCAACCTCTGGCCCAACGCCGCCCAGGCGTACCGGCGCTGGGTGTACACCGCGGTCCGCGACAACCTGCCCTACGACCAGTTTGCCCGCACGCTCCTCACCGCCAGCGGCAGCAACTTCCGCGACGGACCCGTCAACTTCTACCGCGCCGCCCAGGCCCGCGACCCGCAGGGGCTCACGCGGGTCGCCGCCCTCACCTTCATGGGCAGCCACGCCGAGAAATGGCCCGCCGCCCAGGCCGCCGGTCTCGCCCCGTGCTTCTCCGCCATCGGCTACAAGGCCACCCAGGAGTGGAAGGAGGAGATCGTCTTCTTCGACCGCACCAAGCTCGCGACGCCCGCCACCATCACCTTCCCCGACGGCACCACCGCCACGCTCAACGGCGACCGCGACCCGCGCGAGGTCTTCGCCGACTGGCTCATCCGCCCCGACAACCCGTGGTTCGCCCGCGCCCTCGTCAACCGCGCGTGGTCCTGGCTCCTCGGCCGCGGCATCGTCCACGAGCCCGACGACCTGCGCCCCGACAATCCGCCCGCCAACCCCGAGCTGCTCGCGTATCTGGAAAAGCAATTCGTCGCCGGCGGCTACGACCTGCGAAAACTCTTCCGCCTGATTCTCACCTCGCAGACGTACCAGCTGTCCTCCGTCGCCCACAGCGACCGCCCCGAGGCCGCCGCGCTCTTCGCCTCCTACCCGCTCCGCCGGCTCGATGCCGAGGTCCTCATCGACGCGCTCAACCAGATCACCGGCACCACCGAGAAATACTCCAGCGCCATCCCCGAGCCCTTCACCTTCATCCCCGAGAACCAGCGCTCCATCGCCCTGCCCGACGGCAGCATCACCAGCTCCTTCCTCGAGATGTTCGGCCGGCCTTCCCGCGACACCGGCGAGGAGGCCGAGCGCAACAACCGCATCACCGCCAACCAGCGGCTCCACCTTCTCAACTCGACACACGTCCAGAAGAAGATCGAGGACGGCCCGAAGCTGCAGTCCCTCCTCCGCACCGGCTCCCTCGAGGAGAAACTGCCCGATATCTACTTCACCATCCTCTCCCGCCCGCCGACCGACGCCGAGAAGGCCGCCATCGCCGCCTACGCCGCCGGCGTCAACTCGCGCACGGCCACGATCGACGTGCTCTGGGCGCTCATCAACAGCACCGAGTTCCTCTACCGCCACTGAGCCCGGCCGCGCCCGCGCCTCCCGTTTCAACGTCCCCGCCTCAACTCCCCGCCATGAATCTCCATCACAGCGACGATCCGAAACAGTGGGACCTCGACGCCGAACTGCGGCTGCTCGGGCTCCGCGGCGGCCCGATGTCCCGTCGCGACGCCATCCGTCTCGGCCTGCTCGGCTCCGTCGGCGCCATGCTTGGTGGCCCGCTCCTCTCCCGCGCCTTCGCCGGCCCCGCCGCGCCGGCCGCAGCCGCCCTGCCCGCGCTCGCGCCCAAGCCGGGCCCCCGCGCCAAGTCCGTCATCCAGATCTGGCTCTGGGGCGGTCCGTGCCACCTCGACACCTTCGACCCCAAGCCCGACGCCCCCGCCGACTACACCGGGCCGTTCCGGTCCGCCCTCGCCACCAACGTCGACGGCATCCGCATCAACGAGCTCATGCCCGAGTTGGCGAAACAGGCCGACAAGTACGCGCTCATCCGCAGCATGAGCCACGGCGTCTTCGCCCACGAAACCGCCGCCTACACCGTCCAAACCGGCCGCGCCTCGGGCGGCCGCGATGTCTTCCCCGGCGTCGGCGCCGTGGTGTCGCTCTTCAAGGGCTACGACGCCGGCTACAAGGGCCTCCTGCCGCCATACATCGTGCTCACCGAGCTGCAGGGCCGCTTCTCCGAGGCCGGCTTCCTCGGCGCCCGCTACAAGCCTTTCGCCACCGGCGGCGACCCCGCCGCCAGCCGCTTCCTCGTCGAGGGCGTCGTCGCCCAGGGCGTGACGGACGAGCACCAGCGCGCCCGCCGCGAACTGCTCCACAAGCTCAACACCCTCGAGCGCGCCTCCCGCAGCGGCGATCCGCGGCTCGCCGCCCTCGCCCAGTGCGAGACCGACGCCTACGAGATGATCCTCGGCGACGCCGGCAAGGTCTTCGACCTCGCCCAGGAATCCGACAAGCTGCGCGACCAGTACGGGCGCAACACCTTCGGCCAGTCCTGCCTCATGGCCCGCCGGCTCGTTGAGCGCGGCGTGCCGTATGTGACGATCAATTACAAGGGTTGGGACACCCACAAGCAGCACTTCCCCATCATGCGCCGGAAGCTGCCCGAGTTGGACAAGGGTCTCGCCACGCTGCTCGCCGACCTCGCCCAACGCGGGTTGCTCGACAGCACCATCGTGTGGACCGGCGGCGAATTTGGCCGCACTCCGAAGGTGATGTGGGAGGCGCCGTGGAACGGCGGCCGTGGCCACTATGGCACCGTGTTTTCTACCCTGGTCGCCGGCGGCGGGTTCAAGGGCGGCCGCGTCCTCGGCGCCTCCGATGCCCGCGGCGAAACCGTCGCCGATCATCCGGTGCACCCGAGCGAACTCATCGGGTCCGTGTACGAGCTCCTCGGCATCGATGGCGACGCCCGCCTGCCGCACCCCGAGGGCACCGACGTCCGCGCGATGCCCACCACCGCCGATGGCTCGCGGCCGGTGAGCCGCCTCGCCGAACTGATGTGATTCCCTGCTCCGCCATGGCTCTCCCGCTGTCACTCCGCCCGTTCCTCTCCCGGCTCCAACCGGCCATCGTCGCCACCGCGATCGCGGCCGCATGCTTCGTCACCGTCCCGGCGCGCGCCCAGAACCAGAACGCCGGTCGCACCCCGCCTCACCTCGGCTACGCCTACCCGGCCGGTGCGGAGAAGGGGCAGACGGTCACGATCACGGTGGGCGGTCAGAATCTCAACGGCGTCGACCAGGCGCTCACGACCGACCCGGCCATCACGGCCAAGGTCACCGGCTACGACCGCCCGCTCACGCAGAAGGAGCTCAACGATCTTCGCGACAAGGTACAGGCGCTGCTCGAGAAGCGCGCCGCCGCTCGCGGCACCGCCGCCCCGGAACGCGTCAAGGGCGAGGGCCGCAAGGGCGCCGAAAAGAAGGCCGCCAAGGAGCCCGAACCCGCCGCGCCGTCCGGCCCGCGCCCGACCTGGACCGAAGCGGACGAGCTCCAGCTCGCCGAGCTGCGCCGGCAGATGGCCAAGCCCAACGCCCGCCAGGGCAACCCCGCCATCGCCGAGTCCGTCACCGTCGAGCTCACCGTCCCCGCTGAGGCCGCCCCTGGCACGTTCGACCTGCGCCTGAAATCCCCCGCCGGCGTTTCCAATCCGATGGTCCTGAACATCGGCGAGCTGCCGGAGTACTCCGAAGCCGTCGTCACCGCTGCGTCGATGCCCAAACCGCGCGGCAAGCGCGAGGCCGCCAGCCCGCGCCCCAACCGCCCGCAAACCGCGCCCGTTGAAATCACGCTCCCCGCCACCGTCAACGGCCAGATTCTCCCGGGCGAGGTCGACCGCTACCGGTTCACCGCCCGCGCCGGCCAGCACATCACCGTCGCCGTCGCCGCGCGCAGCCTGATCCCCTATCTCGCCGATGCCGTCCCCGGCTGGTTCCAGGCCACCGTCGCGCTCTACGATCCCGAGGGCCGCGAGGTCGCCTACAGCGACAGCTTCCGCTTCAGCCCCGACCCGGTCGT
Protein-coding sequences here:
- a CDS encoding tetratricopeptide repeat protein, whose amino-acid sequence is MPPLQPPPPNPPSPSSPAPAAPALPPARPFWRRDGVLAAVLVVLVALAYSPVWHAGFIWDDDDHVYENPRIVGPEGLKEIWTTPAANYFPLVLTTFKALHAVWGLNPLPYHLANVACHLLAALLLWRVLRQLALPGAWFGAALWALHPVQAESVAWISELKNTQSAVFFLLATSCFLRWQRARDSRANTSSWRPYALALLCAVLALLSKPSTVMLPVALALLWWWRAERWSWARAALWLLPFFALSALTAGWTVWEQKYHSLALGPDWNQSVVERLAISGRAVWFYLGKLLWPHPLVFIYPRWTIAVGSVWSYLPFAAAVGTLGALAWRARSARHRTAFVVAASFVALLFPVLGFFDVYYFLFSYVADHFQYLASMAVLPALAATAAVGLRAAVSALAWVRPTLATTVLVACAVLTWREAGEYHDKVTHWSAVRARNPGAWLAHVNLGNEFFAQGRFDDAMPLYLQALQVRPNYAKAHFDLGTAWLAKRDAAHAIPEFETALRLDPRYTHAHHNLGTALALLERYPEAATHFTEAVRLDPRFVDAHRNLGFVLLMLNQPARAERHFRTVLQLSPGDPRALRALQDIEARR
- a CDS encoding DUF1553 domain-containing protein, whose product is MLRVPSEFSDCVSLPRFAVALGAAMLAFLAVPAVPAAEAASPAPSPATTTTETTPPAPKKRPNRKAQKPGATTPVAAPAKTTPPPASAVAAAPANPAAIYERGATLKPATEIDRLVLARLTAASLEPAPLCTDAVFVRRAYLDVIGTLPTATEARRFLQDRNPDKRTALIDTLLARDEFADYWTMKWCDLLRVKAEFPINLWPNAAQAYRRWVYTAVRDNLPYDQFARTLLTASGSNFRDGPVNFYRAAQARDPQGLTRVAALTFMGSHAEKWPAAQAAGLAPCFSAIGYKATQEWKEEIVFFDRTKLATPATITFPDGTTATLNGDRDPREVFADWLIRPDNPWFARALVNRAWSWLLGRGIVHEPDDLRPDNPPANPELLAYLEKQFVAGGYDLRKLFRLILTSQTYQLSSVAHSDRPEAAALFASYPLRRLDAEVLIDALNQITGTTEKYSSAIPEPFTFIPENQRSIALPDGSITSSFLEMFGRPSRDTGEEAERNNRITANQRLHLLNSTHVQKKIEDGPKLQSLLRTGSLEEKLPDIYFTILSRPPTDAEKAAIAAYAAGVNSRTATIDVLWALINSTEFLYRH
- a CDS encoding DUF1501 domain-containing protein, coding for MNLHHSDDPKQWDLDAELRLLGLRGGPMSRRDAIRLGLLGSVGAMLGGPLLSRAFAGPAAPAAAALPALAPKPGPRAKSVIQIWLWGGPCHLDTFDPKPDAPADYTGPFRSALATNVDGIRINELMPELAKQADKYALIRSMSHGVFAHETAAYTVQTGRASGGRDVFPGVGAVVSLFKGYDAGYKGLLPPYIVLTELQGRFSEAGFLGARYKPFATGGDPAASRFLVEGVVAQGVTDEHQRARRELLHKLNTLERASRSGDPRLAALAQCETDAYEMILGDAGKVFDLAQESDKLRDQYGRNTFGQSCLMARRLVERGVPYVTINYKGWDTHKQHFPIMRRKLPELDKGLATLLADLAQRGLLDSTIVWTGGEFGRTPKVMWEAPWNGGRGHYGTVFSTLVAGGGFKGGRVLGASDARGETVADHPVHPSELIGSVYELLGIDGDARLPHPEGTDVRAMPTTADGSRPVSRLAELM